One window of the Archangium primigenium genome contains the following:
- a CDS encoding serine O-acetyltransferase: protein MGIDAIGLYRLGHKLHQRGVPVLPGMLRKVIHFLHGSYLPPEAEIGEGTQLGYGGMGIVIHKDAKIGRHCLISHQVTVGGRSGLKQLPVIGDYVRIGAGAKILGPVHIGDFAIIGANAVVVKDVAPGAVVGGIPAREIRKDPDPLATYEREMGLRPQVDRRNEVKAVPPPLTSVAR from the coding sequence ATGGGGATCGACGCGATTGGGTTGTACCGGCTCGGACACAAGCTGCACCAGCGGGGCGTGCCCGTGCTGCCAGGAATGCTGCGCAAGGTCATCCACTTCCTGCATGGCTCGTATCTGCCGCCCGAGGCGGAGATCGGCGAGGGCACCCAGCTGGGCTACGGCGGCATGGGCATCGTCATCCACAAGGACGCGAAGATTGGCCGGCACTGCCTCATCTCCCACCAGGTGACGGTGGGCGGGCGCTCGGGCCTCAAGCAGCTGCCGGTGATCGGCGACTACGTGCGCATCGGCGCGGGGGCGAAGATCCTCGGCCCGGTGCACATCGGCGACTTCGCCATCATCGGCGCCAACGCCGTGGTGGTGAAGGACGTGGCGCCGGGCGCGGTGGTGGGGGGCATTCCCGCGCGGGAGATCCGCAAGGATCCGGATCCGCTGGCCACCTACGAGCGCGAGATGGGACTGCGTCCCCAGGTGGACCGGCGCAACGAGGTGAAGGCCGTGCCTCCGCCCCTGACCTCCGTCGCGCGCTAG
- a CDS encoding glycosyltransferase family 4 protein, with protein sequence MKVLLVGDYPPPHGGVAVHVQQLHGSLREGGVETVVLDIGKGGRPAPDVLPVRTPAAFGLTLARFLREGWTVHLHTSGNNPKSWLLAAAASVPAPRSGRVITLHSGLIPDYLAGSLSRRLLARAALAGYGRVVAVSEAVRTALVDCGVPAEKVVVYPAFCGSQVRPGEPTPAILEARARRQTLLAMAHHPSPVYGRALMFRALRRIADGRPGVGLAVFGPGTRSEDFMRDAREAGVESLLENLWELEHAQALALMARCDAFIRPTTHDGDAISVREALALGVPCVASDVCARPQGAHTFRAGDAEDLAAQVHHALDAGPVQVVSPDAGPVLKKLYGELTPSTIFGGEIHAAQ encoded by the coding sequence ATGAAAGTGCTCCTGGTGGGTGACTACCCGCCGCCCCATGGGGGTGTGGCGGTGCACGTGCAACAGCTCCACGGCTCGCTGCGCGAGGGTGGGGTGGAGACGGTGGTGCTGGACATCGGCAAGGGCGGACGGCCCGCGCCGGACGTGCTGCCGGTACGAACCCCGGCCGCGTTCGGCCTGACGCTCGCGCGCTTCCTGCGCGAGGGCTGGACGGTGCACCTGCACACGAGCGGCAACAACCCGAAGTCCTGGCTGCTCGCCGCCGCCGCGTCCGTGCCCGCGCCTCGCTCGGGGCGGGTCATCACCCTGCACTCGGGGCTCATCCCGGACTACCTGGCGGGCTCCCTGTCCCGTCGGCTCCTGGCCCGGGCGGCCCTGGCGGGCTACGGACGGGTGGTGGCCGTGTCCGAGGCGGTGCGCACGGCGCTGGTGGACTGCGGCGTGCCCGCGGAGAAGGTGGTCGTCTACCCGGCCTTCTGCGGCTCGCAGGTGCGTCCGGGCGAGCCGACCCCGGCCATTCTCGAGGCGCGCGCGCGCAGGCAGACGCTGCTCGCCATGGCGCACCACCCCTCGCCCGTCTATGGCCGCGCGCTGATGTTCCGCGCGCTGCGGCGGATCGCGGACGGGCGGCCCGGAGTGGGGCTCGCCGTGTTCGGTCCGGGAACCCGTTCGGAGGACTTCATGCGCGATGCGCGCGAAGCCGGTGTCGAGTCGCTGTTGGAGAACCTGTGGGAGCTGGAGCACGCCCAGGCGCTCGCCCTCATGGCGCGCTGTGACGCGTTCATCCGTCCCACCACCCATGACGGAGACGCCATCTCCGTGCGCGAGGCGCTCGCCCTGGGTGTTCCCTGTGTGGCCAGTGACGTGTGTGCCCGTCCTCAAGGCGCCCACACCTTCCGGGCAGGTGACGCGGAGGACCTGGCGGCCCAGGTTCACCACGCGCTCGATGCGGGGCCCGTGCAGGTGGTGTCGCCCGATGCCGGGCCCGTGTTGAAGAAACTTTATGGAGAGCTGACTCCATCCACGATTTTCGGAGGCGAGATACATGCGGCGCAGTGA
- a CDS encoding glycosyltransferase, with protein sequence MRRSEEMDLSRRSLRGRDLVVFSNDWDGDPLSKVHIMRILSRDNRVLWVNSIGNRAPKANAHDVKRIWNKLSKFTEGVREVEPNLFVLAPLAVPFYGSEAVRAFNRTLLRAQVLRAMRQLHFKRPISWSFLPASAPVSGRLGEEFVVYHCVDEFSAFSDTNGRHIAEMEEQLLKRADVVITSAERLRENKARINPRTSLVRHGVDFNHFVKACDASTPIPADIANLPKPILGFFGLVADWVDMEALAAAAKAHPEGSVVIIGKVAPDVDPAALKALPNVHFLGRKSYAELPGYCRAFDVALMPFRVNELTLNANPLKVREYLAAGLPVVSSDIPEVRKVGLCKLATDEADFVRKIDECLAEGAGPSRERAERIRHESWEAKVEEIRQHVGEAMLKAGRTL encoded by the coding sequence ATGCGGCGCAGTGAGGAAATGGATCTGTCCCGACGTTCCCTGCGTGGCAGGGACCTGGTGGTTTTCTCCAATGACTGGGATGGGGATCCGCTCTCCAAGGTCCACATCATGCGGATCCTGTCGCGAGACAACCGCGTGCTGTGGGTGAACAGCATTGGCAACCGGGCGCCCAAGGCGAACGCCCACGACGTCAAGCGCATCTGGAACAAGCTGTCCAAGTTCACCGAGGGCGTGCGCGAGGTGGAGCCGAACCTGTTCGTGCTCGCGCCGCTGGCGGTGCCCTTCTACGGCTCGGAGGCGGTGCGCGCGTTCAACCGCACGCTCCTGCGCGCCCAGGTGCTGCGCGCCATGCGCCAGCTGCACTTCAAGCGGCCCATCTCCTGGTCGTTCCTGCCGGCCTCGGCGCCGGTGTCCGGGCGGCTCGGCGAGGAGTTCGTCGTCTACCACTGCGTGGACGAGTTCTCCGCGTTCAGCGACACGAACGGGCGGCACATCGCGGAGATGGAGGAGCAGCTGCTCAAACGCGCGGACGTGGTCATCACGTCGGCCGAGCGGCTGCGCGAGAACAAGGCGCGCATCAACCCGCGCACCTCGCTCGTGCGCCACGGCGTGGACTTCAACCACTTCGTGAAGGCGTGTGACGCGTCCACGCCCATCCCGGCGGACATCGCCAACCTGCCCAAGCCCATCCTGGGCTTCTTCGGGCTGGTGGCGGACTGGGTGGACATGGAGGCCCTGGCCGCGGCGGCCAAGGCGCACCCCGAGGGCTCGGTGGTCATCATCGGCAAGGTGGCGCCGGACGTGGATCCGGCGGCGCTCAAGGCGCTGCCCAACGTGCACTTCCTCGGGCGCAAGTCCTACGCGGAGCTGCCCGGCTACTGCCGCGCCTTCGACGTGGCGCTCATGCCCTTCCGGGTCAACGAGCTCACGCTCAACGCCAACCCGCTCAAGGTGCGCGAGTACCTCGCGGCGGGCCTGCCGGTGGTGTCCTCGGACATCCCCGAGGTGCGCAAGGTGGGCCTGTGCAAGCTGGCCACGGACGAGGCGGACTTCGTGCGGAAGATCGACGAGTGCCTGGCCGAGGGCGCCGGTCCCTCGCGCGAGCGCGCCGAGCGCATCCGCCACGAGAGCTGGGAGGCCAAGGTGGAGGAGATCCGCCAGCACGTGGGCGAGGCCATGCTCAAGGCGGGCCGCACCTTGTAG